A window from Leptospira meyeri encodes these proteins:
- a CDS encoding M23 family metallopeptidase has translation MKRNRSYYIILVLILFVVTYSAYAAYQKQKNGPVFLDNHVFQRYNEQWGLWVDLNAEKKSLLEKASEFGILAQEVMEINNLKEADLPRLKRSIFFPYSAEYMRGLQEKELFRETVESPIDQFIWPVLPNHKSRISSRIGRRWNTWHTGLDIAIPKNSVVLSAADGVVEEAGRSGDYGLAVKIYHHDMNHFHTVYGHNQELLVKPGDVVRKGQIIAFSGNTGKSTGPHVHFEVRFHNVYLNPENFLTPYEEGVATSIVGFAD, from the coding sequence ATGAAGCGAAACCGAAGTTACTATATCATTCTAGTCCTAATCCTGTTTGTAGTGACCTACTCCGCCTATGCGGCCTACCAGAAGCAAAAAAATGGTCCTGTTTTTTTGGACAACCATGTCTTCCAACGTTATAACGAGCAGTGGGGTCTTTGGGTAGACCTAAATGCAGAGAAAAAAAGCCTACTCGAAAAGGCTTCTGAGTTTGGGATCCTTGCCCAAGAGGTAATGGAGATCAATAACCTCAAAGAGGCAGATCTTCCTCGTTTGAAACGTTCCATTTTCTTTCCTTATTCTGCAGAATATATGCGGGGACTCCAAGAAAAAGAACTCTTCCGCGAAACTGTCGAATCTCCCATTGACCAATTCATTTGGCCAGTTTTACCCAATCACAAATCCCGAATCTCTTCTCGGATTGGAAGGCGCTGGAACACCTGGCACACGGGTCTCGACATCGCCATTCCGAAAAATTCCGTTGTCCTTTCTGCCGCAGACGGAGTGGTAGAAGAAGCAGGTCGCAGCGGGGATTATGGCTTGGCAGTCAAAATTTACCACCATGACATGAATCATTTTCATACAGTGTATGGCCATAACCAAGAGTTACTTGTAAAACCTGGGGATGTGGTTCGCAAAGGACAGATCATTGCTTTTTCCGGAAATACCGGAAAGTCCACTGGTCCTCATGTCCATTTTGAAGTTCGATTTCACAATGTTTATCTCAATCCAGAAAACTTTCTCACTCCCTATGAAGAAGGAGTTGCCACAAGCATCGTTGGATTTGCAGACTAA
- a CDS encoding HAD family hydrolase, with protein MTNLTKNSWTDEIFDRLTSIIPKAPGIACFDFDNTLIRNDFGEKIMDELLHDGLKFVPHDLSEFFRDKELWRDHTKLSFAEKERLVWEEYTYQLKEYGIERGYRWTSFIFQGMDKVEYYEVSRRAWERVNHYDKDSGVFPQVEMKDLIAYLNYYNWTVYIVTASPEPGIAAISHLFPVEESKVIGMRQELGENGKYTHKLIEPYTYGEGKVKAIEERIGVYPDLAFGDSFNDYPMLCRAKQMAVAINRDNPEFASACANKGIYIQPYFTFPPVLT; from the coding sequence GTGACTAACCTGACAAAGAACAGTTGGACGGACGAAATTTTCGACCGTCTGACATCCATCATACCTAAAGCACCAGGCATTGCCTGTTTTGATTTCGATAACACACTCATTCGCAACGACTTCGGTGAAAAGATCATGGATGAACTCCTCCATGATGGGCTTAAATTTGTGCCGCATGATTTATCCGAATTTTTTCGAGATAAAGAACTTTGGAGGGACCATACAAAATTAAGTTTTGCCGAAAAGGAACGATTGGTTTGGGAAGAATACACCTACCAATTAAAAGAATACGGAATCGAAAGAGGATACCGCTGGACTAGTTTTATCTTTCAGGGAATGGACAAGGTAGAATACTATGAAGTATCGAGAAGGGCCTGGGAGCGAGTCAATCACTACGACAAAGATTCCGGCGTATTTCCCCAAGTGGAAATGAAAGATCTAATCGCTTATTTAAACTACTACAATTGGACAGTGTACATTGTAACCGCATCTCCTGAACCCGGGATTGCGGCCATTTCCCACCTCTTCCCCGTGGAAGAATCCAAGGTCATTGGGATGAGACAAGAGTTAGGTGAAAACGGGAAATACACTCACAAACTGATTGAACCTTATACATATGGGGAAGGAAAAGTAAAAGCCATCGAAGAAAGAATTGGTGTATATCCAGACCTTGCGTTTGGAGATTCCTTTAACGACTACCCGATGCTTTGCCGAGCCAAACAAATGGCCGTAGCCATCAACAGAGACAATCCTGAATTTGCCTCTGCCTGTGCAAACAAAGGAATTTATATCCAACCCTATTTTACTTTTCCTCCTGTGCTGACATGA